One Brassica napus cultivar Da-Ae chromosome C2, Da-Ae, whole genome shotgun sequence DNA window includes the following coding sequences:
- the LOC106381783 gene encoding GDSL esterase/lipase At5g45950, translated as MLFAMFMFLFAAMALQSPSLVVALDVHLLRQLAAKHNVTTIVVFGDSSVDPGNNNFLNTDLKGNFPPYGGNFVNHKSTGRLCDGLLAPDFIAEAMGYPPIPAFLDPTLTQVDLPRGASFASAGSGYDDLTANISNVWSFSTQATYFLHYKIHLNKLVGPLESAKMINNAIFLMSMGSNDFLQNYLVDFTRQKQFTVEQYIDFLSSRMLDDAKMLHRLGARRLVVVGVPPMGCMPLIKYLKGQKTCVDQLNQIAFSFNSKIIKNLELLQAKIGLKTIFVDAYSTIQEAIKTPRKFGFLEASKGCCGTGTYEYGETCKDMNVCKDPTKYIFWDAVHPTQRMYQIIVKKAIASISEEFLV; from the exons atgttgtttgctaTGTTTATGTTTCTTTTCGCCGCAATGGCTTTGCAGTCGCCATCTTTGGTCGTGGCTTTGGACGTCCACCTCCTCCGCCAGCTAGCTGCAAAGCACAATGTAACAACAATAGTTGTGTTTGGAGATTCTAGTGTTGATCCAGGAAACAATAATTTTCTTAACACCGATTTGAAAGGAAATTTTCCACCTTATGGTGGCAATTTCGTGAACCATAAATCCACCGGAAGATTATGTGATGGATTGCTCGCACCTGATTTTATTG CTGAGGCCATGGGTTACCCACCTATACCAGCTTTTCTTGATCCAACCCTTACGCAAGTTGATCTACCTCGCGGTGCAAGTTTTGCCTCGGCTGGTTCCGGTTATGACGATCTCACAGCTAATATATCC AACGTGTGGAGTTTCTCGACGCAAGCAACTTACTTTTTGCATTACAAAATTCACCTCAATAAACTGGTCGGACCATTAGAGAGCgcaaaaatgataaataatgCGATATTTCTTATGAGTATGGGATCAAATGACTTTCTTCAAAATTACTTAGTCGATTTTACTCGACAAAAGCAATTCACTGTTGAACAATACATCGACTTTCTCTCCTCCCGAATGCTTGACGACGCCAAG ATGTTGCATAGACTTGGAGCTAGAAGGTTGGTGGTGGTAGGAGTTCCCCCCATGGGATGCATGCCCctaataaaatatctaaaagggCAGAAGACTTGCGTTGATCAATTAAACCAAATCGCCTTCTCCTTCAACTCAAAAATCATCAAGAATCTCGAGCTTCTGCAAGCTAAAATTGGTTTAAAAACTATATTCGTCGATGCTTATTCCACCATCCAAGAAGCCATTAAAACCCCAAGAAAATTTG GTTTCCTTGAAGCTTCAAAAGGATGTTGTGGAACTGGTACCTATGAATATGGAGAGACATGCAAAGATATGAACGTATGCAAAGATCctaccaaatatattttttgggaTGCAGTCCATCCAACACAAAGAATGTATCAAATCATTGTTAAAAAAGCAATTGCATCCATTAGTGAAGAGTTTCTTGTTTAG
- the LOC106436878 gene encoding GDSL esterase/lipase At5g45960-like codes for MCLHLKVSTKLLICLHSRRSQMRSHHTHSSFSLSFIFLFLFFNIFSLSTPKLEPLKPSPLGSYHQRKQPVSAILVFGDSTVDPGNNNYIPTAFKCNFPPYGLDFKNSIPTGRFCNGRLVTDFIGSYIGVKEFVPAYLDPNLGINDLMSGVSFASAGSGFDPLTPTIGNVIDIPTQLEHFREYKRKLESKIGKQNMEKQIKEAIFCVSAGTNDFVINYFTIPIRRKSFTIEAYQHFVTYNLKQFIQDLWHEGARIITVAGLPPIGCLPIVITVFSGEPLTNRRCIDRFSTVAINYNFYLQKELDLMQNSLAHLGSKIFYLDVYNPVYEIILDHRRFGFEEVSRGCCGIGYLEASVLCNPKSYVCPNTSAYVFFDSIHPSEKTYFILFKALRPIIDSFLSSF; via the exons atgtgCTTACACTTGAAGGTATCAACCAAACTTCTCATTTGTCTCCATTCCAGACGTTCACAAATGAGAAGTCATCACACGCAttcttctttttccttatctttcatcttcttgttcctattcttcaatatcttctcACTCTCCACACCAAAACTCGAACCCTTAAAACCTAGTCCACTCGGATCATACCATCAACGTAAACAACCAGTCTCAGCTATTCTGGTTTTTGGAGATTCAACCGTGGATCCTGGCAATAACAACTACATCCCAACAGCATTCAAATGCAACTTTCCACCTTATGGGCTCGATTTCAAAAACAGCATTCCCACCGGTAGATTTTGTAATGGTCGACTGGTGACAGATTTCATCG GTTCATACATCGGGGTGAAGGAATTTGTGCCAGCATATTTGGACCCAAATCTTGGAATAAATGACTTAATGAGTGGAGTTAGCTTTGCTTCAGCTGGTTCTGGATTTGATCCCCTCACTCCAACCATTGGT AACGTGATAGACATACCAACTCAACTGGAGCATTTCAGAGAATACAAGAGAAAATTGGAGAGTAAAATCGGAAAACAAAATAtggaaaaacaaataaaagaagCTATATTTTGTGTTAGTGCAGGAACCAACGATTTCGTCATAAACTATTTTACAATTCCAATTCGAAGGAAAAGTTTCACTATTGAAGCTTATCAGCATTTCGTTACTTACAATCTCAAGCAATTTATCCag GATTTATGGCATGAAGGAGCAAGGATAATAACGGTGGCAGGTTTGCCACCAATTGGGTGTTTACCAATTGTTATAACCGTTTTCTCCGGCGAACCTTTGACCAACCGTCGTTGCATTGACCGTTTCTCCACCGTGGCCATAAACTACAATTTCTACTTGCAAAAAGAATTGGACCTCATGCAAAATAGTTTGGCCCATCTTGGGTCCAAGATCTTTTACCTCGACGTCTACAACCCAGTCTATGaaatcattcttgatcatcgaAGATTCG GGTTTGAAGAAGTGAGCAGGGGATGTTGTGGAATTGGATACTTAGAGGCATCGGTCTTGTGCAATCCAAAGTCATATGTGTGTCCTAATACATCTGCTTATGTCTTTTTTGATTCCATCCATCCAAGTGAGAAGACTTACTTTATTCTCTTTAAGGCACTCCGACCAATTATTGATTCCTTTCTCAGTTCTTTCtga